The Pochonia chlamydosporia 170 chromosome 3, whole genome shotgun sequence genome contains the following window.
GTAATGTAATTCGATCTGCCTTCTTGCTGAGGAAATCCTGTTGAGTATATAGGCCTTTGGTGTGCTAACGTGCCATGTTGTAATGCAGATCTACGATTCCAAAGGCGACTCAATCAGCTGACAACATATGGACAGCAGCGACATCGTCGGTTGCGACTACAATATCCCAAGATGCCTCTACTGATCGAATACACACCGATGAGCCTCCTGCTTGCGCTAATCGCTCCCCCTTCCGCGAGACGGTGCCCTTGACGCATGCCGTACTTTTTCCAAACTTGCTTCGTAAAGAAATTTCAGCGCGACGATCCTATTCTGCTCTGGATTTCAATTGACGTGTGTGTTTATCTGGCACATATTAATCCTGTGCCCTCGCTGAGGCTCGCTGTATGGTGCCTGTGGTGCCCAATATTGATTACCATGACACTCTTGCATGAAGTGCTTGGTCTTCTACTATTCGGCGATTGGAGACACCGGCATATCTCGTTTGCCCCCCCATCAGATGTATCTCTGGATGGCATGGCCTGCTGGGCACCGTAAGAATAGCATTGCTCTAGGGACATTTCAGCTATGCGATAACCAGTTGCTACGGCCAGCTTTCACGTTTGTCAGTGCGAGGCCAGATCTTAACTCGACGAATCTGTGAATTTGTTTTCAATCATCTCCCGGCGGCTTTACATACAATAAGGTGAATTCCTCGTTGTTTCACATCAGTGCCTCTTTCGTATTATGGCTACTTTCTCTTTAAAAGCGACGGCGCCGGATTCCAAGGCAAAGATATTAGTCCAGACGCGATCAACGGATATAACTATGACTATCTCTTGCACCTGTGGATCGTTTCCTTTGCCAGGTCGAATAAACCAGTGGTCACCTCTTTGATACATCGGAGCTGTGGCGGCGGAAGATTGCACACGTGCTCTGGAATTAGTGCTTTGACAATACCGTCCTCTGAGTTGGTCGGTAGCTTGGCGTTCTTTTAGGTCTGCTTTTGACGAAGCGCTTCTTGCGAGGGTTCAATCGAGCAATGTACTGGCCATTGTCCTTAACGCGATAGAGCTCTTGTTGATCGAGCTACTTGACAAACTGGTAATAGTCTCCATGTTGCACTAAGATGAATATGAAATTGCTTGGGAGCAGCTTTTCTCTGTGCCTTTGAAAGAGGTCGGAAGGCGTCTTGATTTTGCGAAAGCCGTTGATAGTGGCGCTCGTTGCTAATTCCGTGTATTCGACGCGGGACTCGGAAAGGGTGTTTGTTTAAAAGCACTGGCACATACCACTAATAGAATATTCTATAAATTTAAAGAAAGAAGTAAGCTAGCTCGAATACCATGCGTTACAATTAGGCTTACGATTCCTCCTAAAATAGTTCTTGAATTGTGCAAGGGCTCAAACGAAGCCAGGCCTATCTCTCCATCTTTCATCTCCGCCGTCTGTTTTCCATTTCGCCAAGACAGTGTACTTCTTGCAAGCCAAGTGATATTGCTTTCCCGTCCCGTTTCCCATTGTCATCAGTGGATATACACCAAACACCGCCGATAATATATCGCGACGTTCCCTGCTATAAACGATTCAGATCACACCTCCAACCGATCggaaagcaaacaagaagGCTATATCATCTACGACATACCAGAATATCCGTGTCAACTTGTGATACGAATACAGCAAGACACTAAAAAGGCCCCGAATCTTATAACTAGGAAGCTACTATACCCTTTGACTATTTCTATTGCATTTTCGTGCGTGGCAAGTATTCCTTCTACTAGCATCAGGAACACTTCAAGAAGAAACGGGTATAACTTTTTTATTTGATATGGCTATCACACACTTATGGTTATACCTCGCTCAGCACTCAGCTAGCCAAAAGCCAGGTATCTTTGCAAGTAAATCCCATTTAATTACCCTGCACATAGGCATGATCTTAATCACGTACATCATTCCCAACAATAACGACCTTGATGACAGCCAAGGGAACGGTGTTCCTCATATATCAGTCTATCTGTCAAGGGACAACTTTTACTCTCTGCATTGGCGAAGTGCTCCCTTTGTTAGACCAAATGACCTAGCGATGATTTCATATTAATATCAGCCTGATATTATTATCCTGATATTACCCTTACTTTTTTGTACAAGGATTACCAACTTCGTAGAGCAACAATCTAAACGAAAACAGACATCTCAGTATTAGCCATGTTTAGAAAGCGACTTGAGCTAACACAACCGGAACATACCAACTTCTATGTGGAAGTGGTCAATAATTCCAGTTTCCTAGCTCAGTATGGTTCCAATTACAGGTGTATGTATTCGTTCTCTACGCACCACTTCACACAAAACATGCACCAGTCAAAAACAGCCAAGCACATAAACATCATAGTTATTCATACCAACAGTtaccatccatccatcccaccCAAACTCCTCAAGGAATGCAGGCAAGGCCAAAGGTATCACACACCCACCGCAATAACCCATCCGCAATCGATCTAGGGAATGcccaaggcaaacaaaaaaaaaaccccccaAGTCCAACGACAAGAAAAGACCGTCTGTACTGCTAACTGGATATAAACCAGCGAAACTCGATAACTGGTGTATCTGATGTAATTCAAAAATGCAAACTTGCTGATCCCAATGCTTATACAAAACTCCCGGGCGCCGAGTCGCGTCATCTGTCGTGATGCTGCACTCTGTGGAACAGAAAAGGATAAAAGGAAAACGAAAATAGTCTTCAGCTGGCCGCCGATTAAACACCCAACTTTTGAGTTTGGTCAAGTAGACCAAAAGTCGACCTGTTAGTCGAAGCTCGTACATGTTTCTCACTGTCTTCGCGTTGCTCAAGATGAAAGTCTGCGGATTGAATGCTGCGCTTGCTAAGTCAAGGCACGCGGTTTCGTCATGACCTGTTTGACGATTCTGATTCGGGGCTATCCCGTCGCTGTAATCCGGCGCCATCTCGAACTGCGTCACTGTAGCTTGGAACTGGTCCGTGAtgtggttgctgttgccCGGCGTTTTGTGTCCGTGGTGTTACTGTAGCAGACGAATCACCACGGTTCCGGTTCATTACTCGTATCAAGGGTGTATTCTCCTCGCTATCGGTGCTGTATCGTCGACCATCTTCGGAGTCAGAGTGTGTTGGGCTCGCATAGTCTGGAGGCGGGTTGGTGGCATCTTCAAGGTGTAAATGCAGAGGATTCTCATCGTGATATTCCTCTTGATGTTCGGTGCTGTTGCTAGCTTCGCCGCCTTCGTCGTTTGGAACAAGCTGCGCAAGGGAGATGTCCGTTGGGCTTCGAACAGGGCCAGGGCTTGTTGGTGGAAGGACCCGAAAGTTTCCGCTTCGTGTACGACCATGGCTAGGATtcaagttgctgctgccgccagtGACCCTGTAGGGCGAACCGCTGACGGATTGACGATGGGGATGCGTTTGGCCTGACGTTGCGCCATCCTTGGTACCCGTCTCCAACAGAATGCTTCCCTGCTCTGAGCCGtacggcggtggtggtgccaaACTACCAGTAACAGGAGCCAGACCCCATTTCTTAACGTTGGCCTCGATAAACACAAAGCCAGACTGTCCCAGGTTGACGTGCACGATGGCAGGGCCATTTGCACCAATTGCCGGAAAAAAATTCTGCGATTTTAACCCATGAACCACCTCTTCATATCGTTTGCCGTTTCgagtgaagaagacggccCCAGTCCTAGGTCTGTatccaacgccaacaacatcGCCCTGGACCAGCTTCGGGGCATACGCCGTAGAGCTAAATGGTTGATTGTAGTGTCTAGAGCCGTCCGAGTGATAGGCAACCGAATACTTGTGATAACCTAGGAGATATGTTAACACATGACGACGATCAGTTAGGCAACATAGCAACTGAGACATACCAGGCAATCGGAACAGCGGGTAAGGCTTCGTAGCCATCCCGATGCTCAACAGGGTATTTTCAGGCTTCTCGTATATCTTGGCTTCCCAGTAATAGACGTCATTTTGCTTGGGAACAGGCAAGTTGCACATGACGGTACACTCCGAGTCAAAGAACTCGATCTCAGTACGCGCCTCGACGAAACAGTTGGCCACTTCCAGCTCGGGCTCAAACTCCCAAGCCGAAACGCCCTTCTCCTGAATAGCCAGATATTGCGAGAGCGAAATGTCCGTGGGAAGCGACTCGGGGGGATTTGCAGTGACAAAAGCTGCACAATGCGTCAGTTATAAGAACCGGTATGAATGCAAGGAGCACGCAGCGGAATACGACCTACC
Protein-coding sequences here:
- a CDS encoding protein SSH4 (similar to Coccidioides immitis RS XP_001243840.1), which codes for MTLSNPPSSAFTGVIIGLVSSFGSIILIALVVFIFWASGCAGSGRIILDRLGRPGEYDDEQAFLREEAEALETMDDMARTEYLRAKAFVTANPPESLPTDISLSQYLAIQEKGVSAWEFEPELEVANCFVEARTEIEFFDSECTVMCNLPVPKQNDVYYWEAKIYEKPENTLLSIGMATKPYPLFRLPGYHKYSVAYHSDGSRHYNQPFSSTAYAPKLVQGDVVGVGYRPRTGAVFFTRNGKRYEEVVHGLKSQNFFPAIGANGPAIVHVNLGQSGFVFIEANVKKWGLAPVTGSLAPPPPYGSEQGSILLETGTKDGATSGQTHPHRQSVSGSPYRVTGGSSNLNPSHGRTRSGNFRVLPPTSPGPVRSPTDISLAQLVPNDEGGEASNSTEHQEEYHDENPLHLHLEDATNPPPDYASPTHSDSEDGRRYSTDSEENTPLIRVMNRNRGDSSATVTPRTQNAGQQQPHHGPVPSYSDAVRDGAGLQRRDSPESESSNRS